A window of Mesomycoplasma lagogenitalium contains these coding sequences:
- the trmD gene encoding tRNA (guanosine(37)-N1)-methyltransferase TrmD, whose product MKINFLTLFPNYFDSFKNESIIGKAIEKGLIEINIVDIRDFSQNKHKKVDDQIYGGGKGMLLQIEPIDLALQTVSGKKIIVSPQGKVFNQKLARELSKEKEITLIAGRYEGFDERIIDYLIDEEISIGDYVLTGGELPAMVIADAIIRLVDGVIKEESHTNESFENNLLDYPQYTRPREYKGMKVPEVLFSGHHKNIENWKKEKQIEKTLKNRPDIIERIKDAK is encoded by the coding sequence ATGAAAATAAATTTTTTAACTCTGTTTCCAAATTATTTTGATAGTTTTAAAAATGAATCAATAATTGGTAAAGCAATAGAAAAAGGATTGATTGAAATAAACATTGTTGATATTAGAGACTTTAGTCAAAATAAACATAAAAAAGTCGATGATCAAATCTATGGCGGTGGTAAAGGAATGCTTTTACAAATAGAGCCGATTGATTTAGCGTTGCAAACGGTTTCTGGAAAAAAAATTATAGTAAGCCCTCAAGGTAAAGTGTTTAATCAAAAACTTGCTAGAGAACTTTCTAAGGAAAAAGAAATAACTTTAATTGCCGGAAGGTATGAAGGATTTGATGAAAGAATTATCGATTATTTAATTGATGAAGAAATTTCAATTGGTGATTATGTTTTAACGGGTGGAGAACTACCTGCTATGGTTATTGCTGATGCAATTATTAGATTAGTAGATGGAGTAATAAAAGAAGAATCGCATACAAATGAATCTTTTGAAAATAATTTATTAGACTATCCACAATACACAAGACCAAGAGAATATAAAGGGATGAAAGTTCCTGAAGTACTTTTTAGTGGTCATCATAAAAATATTGAAAATTGGAAAAAAGAAAAACAAATTGAAAAAACTTTAAAAAATAGACCAGATATTATAGAAAGGATTAAAGATGCAAAATAA
- a CDS encoding tRNA1(Val) (adenine(37)-N6)-methyltransferase, with the protein MSRKIIKNSLGYDSNLYVYQDKQMFNYSVDTILLGNFITLNRKVNYLLEIGANNGALSIFIAERDEKLKIDAIEIQEKAIELAKMNVRLNEKNNQIKLILNDFNLFYKEHSKNQLPKYDAIVCNPPFYKVEANIKRKNASQELLIATHEIKLNLEQIISGSAKIIKQKGYLSFVIPTERMVDCLTLLRKYNFEPKRVQMIYPREDEKSNLVLIESRFATGWGTFFDKNIYLHLNDKFKHEYRDEVKELYKPKKVKR; encoded by the coding sequence ATGTCAAGAAAAATTATTAAAAATTCATTAGGATACGATTCAAATTTATATGTTTATCAAGATAAGCAAATGTTTAACTATTCTGTTGATACTATTTTATTAGGTAATTTTATTACATTAAATCGTAAAGTTAATTATTTATTGGAAATAGGTGCTAATAACGGAGCTTTATCAATTTTTATTGCTGAAAGAGATGAAAAATTAAAAATTGATGCAATAGAAATTCAAGAAAAAGCAATTGAATTAGCAAAAATGAATGTAAGGTTGAATGAAAAAAATAATCAAATTAAATTAATTTTAAATGATTTTAATCTCTTTTATAAAGAGCATAGTAAAAATCAATTACCTAAATATGATGCAATTGTTTGCAATCCTCCTTTTTATAAAGTGGAAGCCAATATTAAAAGGAAAAATGCAAGTCAAGAATTATTAATTGCAACTCATGAAATTAAGTTAAACTTAGAACAAATTATTTCAGGTAGTGCAAAAATTATTAAACAAAAAGGATATTTAAGTTTTGTAATTCCCACAGAAAGAATGGTAGATTGTTTAACTTTATTAAGAAAATATAATTTTGAACCAAAAAGAGTTCAAATGATTTATCCTCGTGAAGATGAAAAATCAAATTTAGTTTTAATTGAATCAAGATTTGCAACTGGGTGAGGGACATTTTTTGATAAAAATATTTATTTACATTTAAATGATAAATTTAAGCACGAATATCGCGATGAAGTTAAAGAACTTTATAAACCAAAGAAAGTGAAGAGATAA
- a CDS encoding nicotinate phosphoribosyltransferase, protein MNKKIDYYAANYFFKAKEIIEKFNPDAIVTLQFFQRQDNSILGGINEAIKILKENSDTSKYSIKYLPEGSLINSKEVVLELEGKYKEFGIFEGIIDGVLARSTSIATNAKRCIDAANGKEIIFMGDRSDHYLNQERDGIAVELAGIKSHSTNAGSRGNEKVVFGSIPHALIQNFEGDLVKVMKYYYQLWPNEPLIALVDFHNNVIEDSLKVLKEFKDKLFGVRVDTSKGVMDKMFARSEKEYGVTPNQIKRLRKALDENGGEHVKIIVSSGFDPEKIKWFENEQAPVDSYGVGEYMLTITNTFSADATKINGKLLAKEGRAYSYNPKLIKL, encoded by the coding sequence ATGAATAAAAAGATAGATTATTATGCTGCTAATTATTTTTTTAAAGCAAAAGAAATAATTGAAAAGTTTAATCCTGATGCGATTGTTACATTACAATTTTTCCAAAGACAAGACAATTCAATCTTAGGCGGGATTAATGAAGCAATAAAAATATTAAAAGAAAATAGTGATACTTCAAAATACTCAATTAAATATTTACCAGAAGGAAGTTTAATAAATAGTAAAGAGGTTGTTCTAGAATTGGAAGGTAAATATAAAGAATTTGGTATTTTTGAAGGAATTATCGACGGTGTTTTAGCAAGAAGCACATCAATTGCAACAAATGCTAAAAGATGCATTGATGCAGCTAATGGTAAGGAAATAATTTTTATGGGCGATCGTTCCGATCACTATTTAAATCAAGAAAGAGACGGAATTGCTGTTGAATTAGCAGGAATTAAATCACATTCAACTAATGCGGGTTCTAGAGGTAATGAAAAAGTGGTTTTTGGTTCAATTCCTCATGCATTAATTCAAAATTTTGAAGGTGATTTAGTTAAAGTAATGAAGTATTATTATCAATTATGACCAAATGAACCTTTAATTGCACTAGTCGATTTTCACAACAATGTAATTGAAGATTCACTAAAGGTACTAAAAGAATTTAAAGATAAATTATTTGGAGTGAGAGTTGATACTTCTAAGGGTGTTATGGATAAAATGTTTGCTAGAAGCGAAAAAGAATATGGAGTTACACCGAATCAAATTAAAAGGTTGAGAAAAGCACTTGATGAAAACGGAGGTGAACATGTTAAAATAATTGTTTCATCAGGTTTTGATCCAGAAAAAATAAAGTGGTTTGAAAATGAACAAGCACCTGTTGATTCTTATGGTGTTGGTGAGTATATGTTAACCATTACAAATACATTTAGTGCGGATGCTACTAAAATTAATGGAAAATTATTAGCAAAAGAAGGAAGGGCTTATTCTTATAATCCCAAATTAATTAAATTATAA
- the rplS gene encoding 50S ribosomal protein L19, whose translation MQNKLMTIVEGSQIRKDLPAFRQGDNVKVHVRIKEGNKERIQIFEGLVIARKNSGTRETFTVRKMSYGFGVERTFPVNSPTISSIEVVRSNKVRRAKLYFMRERKGKSARLKEIRRKK comes from the coding sequence ATGCAAAATAAATTAATGACTATTGTTGAAGGTTCGCAAATTAGAAAAGATTTGCCTGCATTTAGACAAGGTGATAATGTTAAAGTACATGTTAGAATTAAAGAAGGTAATAAAGAAAGAATTCAGATTTTTGAAGGATTAGTTATTGCAAGAAAAAATTCAGGAACTAGAGAAACTTTTACAGTTAGAAAAATGTCTTATGGATTTGGTGTTGAAAGAACTTTTCCAGTTAATTCACCAACAATCTCTTCTATCGAAGTAGTGCGTTCTAATAAAGTTAGAAGAGCAAAACTTTACTTTATGAGAGAAAGAAAAGGAAAATCTGCAAGACTTAAAGAAATTAGAAGAAAAAAATAA
- a CDS encoding M42 family metallopeptidase: MQDNKKEKLFLRLKQYMEIEGVSRYEDEVVAALKENTKDANVEYSRDRMGSLIMTKKDHHSGPKIMLAAHMDEVGFAVLDILDNGQVRVVTIGGVWPNVVIGTKAKIITSTNKELYGIFGHTSIHILEREKREKSVNIKDLFVDFGFKDKKEAQSQGIEPGDRIYMHGETFKLFNPDLVVGKAMDNRAGVTVIDQIINRLKDEKLPNQPYFVGTVQEEVGTRGAKTSVSMIEPDIAFAIDTGASHDTYGAITGVPKLGAGVAINMQDMETMMHPKLVNVLVDLAKKHNIPVYKYVAQGGGTDAAELQYAKGGAFTVCLSIPQRYLHSPLGVASLSDMEALINLMVEFLKVFDQKMLDSIKYQ, encoded by the coding sequence ATGCAAGATAATAAAAAAGAAAAATTATTTTTAAGATTAAAACAATATATGGAAATTGAAGGTGTTTCCCGTTATGAAGATGAAGTTGTTGCAGCTTTAAAAGAAAATACTAAAGATGCAAATGTAGAATATTCAAGAGATAGAATGGGTTCTTTAATAATGACTAAAAAAGATCATCATTCTGGTCCAAAAATTATGTTAGCAGCTCATATGGATGAAGTGGGATTTGCAGTTTTAGATATTTTAGACAACGGTCAAGTAAGAGTTGTAACAATAGGGGGAGTATGACCAAATGTTGTTATTGGAACTAAAGCTAAAATTATAACTTCTACTAATAAAGAGTTATACGGAATTTTTGGTCATACCTCTATTCATATTTTAGAAAGAGAAAAAAGAGAAAAATCTGTTAATATTAAAGATTTATTTGTTGATTTTGGTTTTAAAGATAAAAAAGAAGCACAATCTCAGGGAATTGAACCAGGAGATAGAATTTATATGCATGGTGAAACATTTAAATTATTTAATCCAGATTTAGTAGTGGGAAAAGCAATGGATAACCGTGCTGGAGTTACTGTTATTGATCAAATAATTAATAGACTAAAAGATGAAAAGCTACCTAATCAACCTTATTTTGTAGGAACTGTACAAGAAGAAGTGGGAACTAGAGGAGCAAAAACTTCTGTATCAATGATTGAACCAGATATTGCTTTTGCAATTGATACAGGAGCATCTCACGATACCTATGGTGCTATTACCGGGGTTCCAAAATTAGGTGCTGGAGTTGCTATTAATATGCAAGATATGGAAACTATGATGCATCCAAAATTAGTTAATGTTTTAGTTGATTTAGCTAAAAAACACAACATACCAGTTTATAAATATGTTGCTCAAGGAGGAGGAACTGATGCTGCTGAATTACAATATGCAAAAGGTGGAGCATTTACAGTTTGTCTTTCAATTCCACAAAGATATTTACACTCACCACTAGGAGTTGCATCACTTTCAGATATGGAAGCACTAATTAATTTAATGGTAGAATTTTTAAAAGTATTTGATCAAAAAATGCTTGATTCTATTAAATATCAATAA
- the rpsP gene encoding 30S ribosomal protein S16 → MVKIRLKRLGSKFNPVYKVVAADARAPRDGRFIEVLGHYNPRSKELKLEKELVLKWLNIGAKPTDTVRNLLKKEAIIKEFASSKNN, encoded by the coding sequence ATGGTTAAAATAAGATTAAAACGTTTAGGAAGCAAATTTAATCCTGTTTATAAAGTGGTTGCTGCTGATGCAAGAGCACCTAGAGATGGAAGATTTATCGAAGTTTTAGGACATTATAACCCACGTTCTAAAGAATTAAAATTAGAAAAAGAGTTAGTTTTAAAATGACTAAATATCGGTGCTAAACCAACTGATACAGTTAGAAACTTATTAAAAAAAGAAGCAATTATTAAAGAATTTGCTAGTTCAAAAAATAATTAA
- the metG gene encoding methionine--tRNA ligase, which translates to MNKKQKTFFITTPIYYPSGNLHIGHLYTTTLAWVFANYKKNLNYDVKFLTGADEHGLKIQQKAQEMNLSPQEYVDIQSAKFKELWKLAKINYDYFSRTTNANHAKVVLNVFQQLLKKEIIYKGIYKGLYSVSAEEFLTPTQAKFKDGKYFHPVSEDQLIEVEEESYFLKMSKFQDWLLSSWKEKENWIYPQQIIKELENNFLEKGLEDLSVTRVSFTWGIPLANDKKHVIYVWLDALFNYLSALNFSLDDDQDYLKYWKNGDEIVHIVGKEITRFHCIYWPIMLKSLDLKQPTTILSHGLIRDANGRKMSKSLNNVVDPIYLINKYGAEPVKYYLSTQIIMGQDANFDEEHFINVYNSNLANNYGNLLSRTIAMIKQSFTGSVKYCENKIEKYEKEIFNSILQTKEIYLDEMNNFKIDKAFKEAINLSKKLNNYIDLTLPWTLKDNLERLEVVLNTLLNGLYAITCFMSCVFKEKTQEVLKQLNLTTINFDDIGNWNLFNDKIVEKGSLLFERIK; encoded by the coding sequence ATGAATAAAAAACAAAAAACTTTTTTTATTACAACACCAATTTATTATCCATCTGGAAATTTGCACATTGGTCATCTGTATACAACAACTTTAGCTTGAGTTTTTGCTAATTATAAGAAAAATTTAAATTATGATGTTAAATTTTTAACCGGCGCTGACGAGCACGGTTTAAAAATACAGCAAAAAGCTCAAGAAATGAATTTAAGCCCGCAAGAATATGTTGATATTCAAAGTGCTAAATTTAAAGAATTATGAAAATTAGCAAAAATAAATTACGATTATTTTTCAAGAACTACAAATGCTAATCATGCTAAAGTTGTATTAAATGTATTTCAACAATTGTTAAAAAAAGAAATTATTTATAAAGGTATTTATAAAGGTCTTTACTCAGTGAGTGCTGAAGAATTTTTAACACCAACACAGGCAAAATTTAAAGACGGAAAATATTTTCACCCTGTTAGTGAAGATCAATTAATAGAAGTGGAAGAGGAATCTTATTTTTTAAAAATGTCTAAATTCCAAGATTGATTATTATCTTCATGAAAAGAAAAAGAAAATTGAATCTACCCTCAGCAAATAATAAAAGAGTTGGAAAATAATTTTTTGGAAAAAGGTCTTGAGGATTTATCAGTTACAAGAGTTTCTTTTACATGAGGAATTCCTTTAGCAAATGATAAAAAACATGTTATTTATGTTTGACTGGATGCGCTATTTAATTATCTAAGTGCCTTAAACTTTAGTTTAGATGATGATCAAGATTATCTAAAATATTGAAAAAATGGTGATGAAATTGTTCATATAGTAGGAAAGGAAATTACTAGATTTCACTGCATTTATTGACCAATTATGCTTAAATCTTTAGATCTCAAGCAACCAACTACTATTTTATCTCATGGTTTAATAAGAGATGCTAATGGTAGAAAAATGTCAAAAAGTTTAAATAACGTTGTTGATCCAATTTACTTAATAAATAAATATGGTGCCGAGCCAGTTAAATATTATTTAAGTACACAAATAATAATGGGTCAGGATGCTAATTTCGATGAAGAACATTTTATTAATGTTTATAACTCAAATTTAGCAAATAATTATGGTAATTTATTATCCAGAACAATCGCAATGATTAAACAATCATTTACAGGTTCAGTTAAATATTGTGAAAATAAAATTGAAAAATATGAAAAAGAAATTTTCAATTCAATTTTACAAACCAAAGAAATTTATTTAGATGAAATGAATAATTTTAAAATTGATAAAGCTTTTAAAGAAGCTATAAATTTATCTAAAAAATTAAATAATTATATTGATCTAACATTGCCTTGAACACTAAAAGACAATTTAGAGCGTTTAGAGGTTGTTTTAAATACTTTATTAAATGGTTTATATGCTATAACTTGTTTTATGAGTTGTGTTTTTAAAGAAAAAACTCAAGAAGTATTGAAGCAGTTGAATTTAACAACAATCAACTTTGATGATATTGGAAATTGAAATTTATTTAATGATAAAATAGTTGAAAAAGGTTCGCTTTTATTTGAAAGAATTAAATAA
- a CDS encoding M42 family metallopeptidase has product MKRENEEKNQKNSLKNKVFLKLKEYMEIEGVSRNESDVAKAIIKNTQSENLNYSYDNFGSLIISKKEHNQGPKIMITAHMDEIGYAVLDILDNGQVRVVTVGGVWPNVIIGTKAKIKTSLGKEIYGVFGHTSIHILEREKITKAVSEKDLFVDFGFSNKKEAEEVGIKPGDIIYIHGETFKLFNPDLVVGKAMDNRAGVTVLDFIVNNIKDLQLPNQPYFVATVQEEVGTRGAKTSVSLVNPDIAIAIDTTSSHDTYKAIEGVQKLGLGVALRVQDGGTMMDPKLVKFIYNLAKEKNISVYKFVAQGGGTDAAELQYAKGGAATITISIPQRYLHSPLGVCDLNDLIAVIDLLTEFLKVMDSEKYLEIQYK; this is encoded by the coding sequence ATGAAGAGAGAAAATGAAGAGAAAAATCAAAAAAACTCATTAAAAAATAAGGTATTTTTAAAACTTAAAGAGTATATGGAAATTGAGGGAGTATCAAGAAATGAAAGCGATGTTGCTAAAGCAATTATCAAAAATACTCAAAGTGAAAATCTAAATTATAGTTATGATAATTTTGGTTCATTAATTATAAGCAAAAAAGAGCATAATCAAGGTCCAAAAATTATGATAACTGCTCATATGGATGAAATAGGTTATGCTGTTTTAGATATATTAGACAATGGTCAAGTAAGAGTTGTAACAGTTGGAGGAGTATGACCTAATGTCATTATTGGAACTAAAGCAAAAATAAAAACCTCTTTAGGAAAAGAGATATACGGAGTTTTTGGTCATACTTCTATTCACATTTTAGAAAGAGAGAAAATAACTAAAGCGGTAAGTGAAAAAGATTTATTTGTTGATTTTGGTTTTAGTAATAAAAAAGAAGCGGAAGAAGTTGGTATTAAACCGGGAGATATTATTTATATTCATGGTGAAACATTTAAATTATTTAATCCAGATTTAGTAGTGGGAAAAGCGATGGATAATCGAGCGGGAGTAACTGTTTTAGATTTTATAGTAAATAATATTAAAGATTTACAACTTCCTAATCAACCTTATTTTGTCGCAACGGTACAAGAAGAAGTGGGGACTAGAGGAGCAAAAACCTCCGTTTCGCTAGTAAATCCTGACATTGCAATCGCTATTGATACAACTTCATCTCACGATACTTACAAAGCGATTGAGGGGGTACAAAAATTAGGTTTAGGAGTCGCCCTTAGAGTTCAAGATGGCGGAACAATGATGGATCCTAAATTAGTTAAATTTATTTATAATTTAGCAAAAGAAAAAAATATTTCAGTTTATAAATTCGTTGCTCAAGGAGGAGGAACTGATGCTGCTGAATTACAATATGCAAAAGGCGGGGCGGCTACCATAACTATTTCTATTCCTCAAAGATACTTACACTCACCACTAGGCGTTTGTGATTTAAATGATTTAATTGCTGTAATTGATTTATTAACTGAATTTTTAAAAGTAATGGATAGTGAAAAGTATTTAGAAATACAATATAAATAA